The Pyrus communis chromosome 8, drPyrComm1.1, whole genome shotgun sequence region ccttcttataCATTAATTTGTTTCCCATCTTACTTtaagacataaaaacacatattgTAAGCTCATATGCTTGATTCCAATAGTCTTCTCACGTTTTTGGGAGGGTAAGGGCAAGGACAAGACACTTGAATTGTCattaatatttattctaaaaagtaATTTTTCTCCATTTATGAAATCAGATGCGCCAAATTGTGCTACATGGCGGTGTGGTGCAACAAaagatttttttcaattttttttattattggaaAAACCAACgattaaggccatctccaatcaaaggctggccagagggctcgttttagccttctggccctccaagaaattaatattttaataaatagtacatggtcatatttgctcccatctccaaccgagggccatatGGCTCGTTTTAACCATGTCacaaaaaatcgtctccaaccgaaggccaaacataatttattatttaaaaactacaacttaaattcaaatccaatggctaagTGATGTCAGCTAgccttatttgaatttttttttggctataaatagggtggatattgggctataattcacacaactttgaattcaatatctttcaattcaagtttgcaatgaattccaactttggatcctcttcggattccaatggaagaaaaatgggcgcagatgagacgagaagatgatgagtctgatgaagaagctgaagtaaggcgcaacaaacaaaacagagcaACAACCATGGTTGCGGCCATGGTGTGTCagccaactgaggaacaacctTAATGGGGTGGCTCTGTTGCTGGTTGCTCTTACAAACCAGGAAACAGAGCGATGACGCAtgccaatctgatgaacaactacttcaagCCCAACTCCGTGTACACAGAAGAGGATTTCAGAGATCGCTTCCAGATGATGCGTCATGTCTTTGAGTGTTTACTTCGTGATGTCTAGCAAGTCAATCCATACTTTTGACAGAAGCGGAACAGAACAGGCCATCTTGGTTTCTCACCTTATCAGAAGGTTATTATTGCACTCCGAATGATGGCCCACAGCTCCCCAGCTAATTTGATGGATGAAATCCATGGTATGTCtaagtctacatgccttgatacttTTGAACAATTATGTGACACAGTTGTTTAGGTTTACAAAGACGAGAGTACCTCcgcgagccaaatcaagaagatttGGATCTGCTCCTTCGTAAAGCTGAAGACCATGGGTTTCCGagcatgatagggtcattagaccgcatgcattgggattggaagaactGTCCCACCGGATGACAATGAGGCTTTTGCGGAAGGTCGAGAAAGCCAACTGttgtgttagaggcggttgCCTTATATAACACATGGATCtagcatgctttctttggagtccctggatcccaaaatgacattaggcgttcacccctcttcaaCTGCCTGATGGAAGATAAAgcacctcaacttgactactacatcaatGACCGTCAATACAATATAGGGTATTCCTTGGCAGATGGCATTtacccaaagtgggcgacacttgtccatgcaattccaaaccctaggaatgacgaggaaaagttgtttaccttacactaagaggcataccggaaagatgttgagagagctttcggtattctacaagcacggtggaagattatcagcgaaccggcaagagggtggagtcgagaaaatttagactccatcatgatgtctggCATCAcattacacaatatgatagtggaggatgagcgagatgggtatattgatggagagtccgatGAAGACCAAGACAATTCAAATAGGTCAAGAAaggctcgtgcaaaaatatatgataggcctaatttgcctttcaatccaagaattGGTAGTATCTCTATATATGAGTACATGAGGCGTTACAGAATGATATGTTCCCGTGCCACAAACAAGCACCTACAataggatcttgttgcacatctttgggccaaaaacaacatggagtaggcgtttaagttttattttgttaaatgttttttgaaatgttgtttaagtttcatgttgttaaatgttttttttatgttgtttaatgttattttgtGGGGCtcacgagccctctggcctagccctcggttggagacagttttcggggtattttcggccctctgaacccttcggttggagatggcttaAGGCACACGAATAAACGAGTTGCTTGGCTCTAGATTGTGCACGTGAGGGAGGCCCACTCTATCGCTACTCTCACATCGTCACTGCCATTGAGCTCAAGGCCCAACAATTATTCGATAGGCAGTTCGATGGGCTTCCTCGAGCCACAAGTTGCCTGCCAAATTTTGGGCCTATGGACCAACATTTTCTAGGATAAGGGCAATTTAATCCAACTGCCTTGGCATTTAAAGTGCCGGTGGACATGTGTTTAGAGAAGTTAATTTTGTGGCAGATGATAAACTGTGGTAGGTTATAATATTGACTTAGTATTTTGGTTTAACTCTTAACTTCCAATGTTGAAGGGAATACCTTACATTTTGATAACATTTATATGGGGTGCTTTAAACGCTTGAGGAATGCTAAACAtactctctcaaaagtgagattCTTCATGAATTTTCTACATCATTATATTTTTGACAcgatattttataatgttggcatatGAATCGTGTAAAAAACATGAGGTAGAACATCCATGTAAAGCCCCactatgaaaaaataaataaaagtacgGATTATTAGACACCTATGAATCCCATTTACAAATTCTTAATTAGAAGagaaattgtataaaaaataaaataaaataaaataaataaaaaaaaacagctgCATAGATTATGTGTATTACtgtgtccaaaaaaaaaaaaaagggatggtGTATATAAATCACCAGGGCTCTCTGTGCTTGTATTgggtttattattattatatgtactGTGCTGACATGAGAGATTTGCAACAGCTTTATCGATACATGGTGAAAATCTCTacctctcctttttttttctaatatttaaaaaatggaaaattgatttaaaaaaaaaataaaaatttgttttccccttctcttattgtttttttccctttcaCATAAACTCAAAAGGGCTCTCTCATAAAACTACTTTCTGTTCCCTccctttcattttcttcactgACAGAGGAATACCTGCACACTTTCTCACGCACGCACGCATACTCTAAACAGACTACCCCAGCTCTGCACAGCCCATTTCCTCAGACAcatcacacacactctctctctctctatttacagagggagaaagaaagaggagagagaaagagaggaaatgTATACGGCAGAGAGGACAGAGAAAAACACAGATTTTTCCAGCCATATCATACCTTATTATATCTCCTTCACcttttcccctctctctctgccACTCAGATCAGATCCATCAAACCCTTCTCAcactcttcctctctctttctctctttctctctctccctaaaACCAAATCTTGCAGCTACAAAACAAACACTCATCCCCTCACTCTCAAAACCCCTCACTCCACTCCACTCTTTCCTGACCTCCAACAACTTTCATGAAACAATCACACCTTCTTTAAAACCTAGACACACTCCAAAAGTCCCTTCTGGGTTTTCTTCCCAACGACTGTCtcgttgtttgtttgatttctctctCTCGACACCCATGGACATCATGAGCTTCTCCACCCAATTTGATCACAACACCCACCTGCCACCCGGCTTCCGCTTCCACCCCACCGATGAGGAGCTCATCACCTACTACCTCCTCAAGAAGGTCCTTGACAGCAGCTTCACCGGCCGTGCCATTGCTGAAGTCGACCTCAACAAGTGTGAGCCTTGGGAGCTCCCTGGTAATTAATCAACTACTTAACTCCACCTCATGCTAATTAATCACATTATTTCATGTACATAACTTGAAATAATTGATTTCtaaatttgggttttagttGTAGTTAGTTTCTAAGTGTTCGGGTTGGATTATAACAATTTTTCTTGTACATAACTTGAAatgaattaatttataaatgttGGGTGTTGATTATAATTAGTATTTAAGCGTTGGTTTTGAATAAATTTGCAGACAAGGCAAAGATGGGGGAGAAAGAGTGGTACTTTTTCAGCCTGCGTGACCGGAAATACCCGACGGGGCTCCGAACCAACAGGGCAACTGAAGCCGGGTACTGGAAAGCCACCGGAAAGGACAGGGAGATTTACAGCTCCAAGACTTGCGCGCTCGTTGGGATGAAGAAGACTTTGGTTTTTTACCGCGGTAGAGCTCCCAAGGGTGAAAAATCCAACTGGGTCATGCATGAGTACCGTCTTGAAGGCAAATTTGCCTACCACTATCTCTCCCGGAGCTCCaaggtcctctctctctctctctctctctctccccctaaaGTTATATTGGAAACTTTGACGCTCATGCATGTCTAAGCTACATATTAAAATgtaaagttttgatttttagtaGTACTACATCATTTACAGCTAGGGTTAGGTAAATTAGTTGGTACATTGGGGGTTGCTAGCTAGGTTTAGGTAAATGTAACCTTCTATGCAGATCGTACTAATGTTAATTAATGGCTTTCACTGGTAGAGGATGTCTCAGTTGGTCCTCCGTATATCCTCTTCCATGCTATCTTGTATCACGGCACATACACCTGAAACTTGAATATTTTGAGCATAAATAACAATTCCGGAGCAAGATCTTGTAGCTCAGTTATCAAAATAGGTCACATTGTTATTCTGCTATAATTTCTATGAGGTCTCCTCGTTTGCTGCCATTTCGGTTTTTTTGTTGGGCACAAATTACGTTAGGGTTTAAATTATGCATATAGAAACGTCACCACCTACCCACATGACTAATTTCTCAAAAAGCTGACTGGTTTTTTCACCAATTTCGCTTATGGCATTGATTCAATACACGTGCAGGACGAGTGGGTCATTTCCCGGGTTTTCCAGAAGAGCAGCGGATCAGCCGCTACCGGACCCGGATCCAAAAAGACCCGGATGGGCAACGGCTCCACCAGCAGCGTCTCTCTCTGCCCAGAACCTAGCTCCCCCTCCTCCGTTTCTCTCCCGCCCCTCCTCGACTCCTCCCCTTACCAACCCGTCTCTGCCGCCGGCGACGGCTGCTCTTACGACAGTCCAATCCCCATGGAGCACGTGTCCTGTTTCTCCACCAACCCTAGCAACAATGGCTTCAACCTCCCAGCCTCGTGCTTCGACCTGGCTCACCCTCCTCCGCCCCAGCCGCCGAACTTTGGCGGCGTCTCGGCCTTCCCGAGCCTCCGGTCTCTGCAGGAGAATCTCCAGCTGCCACTCTTCTTCTCCCCAATGCCGGCTCATCCTCCTGTCCACGTTGGCAGCTCTGTCGCTGGCGGCGGATCCTCCGTCGATTTCACCGGGAACTGGCCTCCGATATCCGAGGAAGTCAGGGCAGTTGGCCCCACGGAGCTTGATTGCATGTGGAATTACTTCAAGACCGAGTGTCTTTGAAAATC contains the following coding sequences:
- the LOC137741320 gene encoding protein CUP-SHAPED COTYLEDON 2-like codes for the protein MDIMSFSTQFDHNTHLPPGFRFHPTDEELITYYLLKKVLDSSFTGRAIAEVDLNKCEPWELPDKAKMGEKEWYFFSLRDRKYPTGLRTNRATEAGYWKATGKDREIYSSKTCALVGMKKTLVFYRGRAPKGEKSNWVMHEYRLEGKFAYHYLSRSSKDEWVISRVFQKSSGSAATGPGSKKTRMGNGSTSSVSLCPEPSSPSSVSLPPLLDSSPYQPVSAAGDGCSYDSPIPMEHVSCFSTNPSNNGFNLPASCFDLAHPPPPQPPNFGGVSAFPSLRSLQENLQLPLFFSPMPAHPPVHVGSSVAGGGSSVDFTGNWPPISEEVRAVGPTELDCMWNYFKTECL